The following nucleotide sequence is from Nautilia sp. PV-1.
TAATAAAAAAACATTTTAAAAATTCTCAATTTTCAATTCTCAATTCTCCATTATACCTGCCAAGTCCCAGTCCGTTAAACGCAAGATTAAAACCAGATCAAAAGGCTGAAATATGGAAAAAATTATTGGAATTGACGTAGGATTAAAACGTATAGGAGTGGCGTTTTCAAACGGAAGCGTTGTTGTGCCACTGCCTGCAGTCATAAGAAAAAACAGAAATCAGGCGGCAAAAGAAGTTATGGATAAAATAAACGAATATAAAGCCGATGTGCTGGTAGTTGGACTGCCAATGACAAACGAAGAGATGCAAAGAAGAATAAAACATTTCATTTCGCTTTTGGATTTTAACGGCAGTACCGTTTTTATTGATGAAAGTTATACAAGTGCGGAAGTGGAAGAAGAAATAAAAGGAGTTATAAAACATAAAAAAGACGGCAGGATAGACTCTCTCGTGGCAAAAAAACTTATAGAAAACTATTTAGCCAGAAAATCGTAATATTTTTTAATAAAATCACTTTTTTCGGCAAGAAAACCGGTAAGATTGTCTACTTCCGTTTTGTTACCTTTTTCATAATCGATCTGCATGCTCATTTTGCTTTCATACGGTATATTTAATGCCTGATTGATAACTTTTTCTTTTTCAGAACTTAAATCTATACCGTAACTCTTTGCTATATTTATTACTTCATCCAAAAATTTTTCTACCTCTTCACGCTTATTTTCCATAATCCAGCCGGTAGGTTTGTCATAATAACTCTGAAGTGTCGCGAACGTTGAAATAAAGAGATATTTTTTCCATATCTCTTTATCGATACTGTCTGAAAATTTGATTTTCAAATCGCATTTTTCAAAAACTTTTTTCAATATCTCATCATTCTCAAGACACATATAAAAAAGCGGTGTTTTTTTATAAATAACGTTAACGTCTTTTTTATTCGAAAGAATATAAATACAGGCCTTTACAATCTTAGCCCCGATATTTTTAAATTTTTCAAAATGCCCTATTCCGTTTAATATAGGAACTATTCTTGTATTATTATGATAATGGCCTTCTATTTCATTTATAACCTCATCAAGACTGTATGATTTAGCCGTAATAAAAATAATATCGTAAATCCCGTCGATGCCGACATTCGGGTAAACGGTATCTTCTTTATCGACATCTATTATTTTAAGTCCTTCTTTTTTGACTTTTTCGTTTGTTTTTTCAGTAGCGTATACATCGATATTATATCCGCACTTTATGAGTTTATACGCCAAATATCCTCCAACTCCGCCTAATCCCACGACAAGTATTTTCATACGTTTCCTTTTATCCAGAATTTTCCCTGCAATAACGGCACCGAGTGCAAGTGAAAGAAAAAGACCTATTAAAAACAGTTCCCCTATTAAATCTTTAAAATCTATCAAATTTACCATAATTATCTTTTTTGCAAAATAACGCCGCATTCGGCATGGTTTGTATACGGAAACTGGTCAAAAAAGGCAAAAGCTTTTATTTCTCTGCCTTTTGAGAGTGTTTGCAAATCTCTTTTAAGGGTTTCGGGATTGCATGAAATATATATAATATTGTCAAATTCGTTTACAAATTCCCTGGATTTATCATCAAGCCCGGCACGGGGAGGATCTATTAAAACGTTTTTTAAATCATATTTGGTGATTAAAGGCGATTTGTCTTTATACAGTTTTGAAAATTCAGCCGCACTCATAGCAAGAAAAGTTATATTCCCTCTTTCGTTAATTTCCGCATTATAAGTTGCCGCTTCAATTGATTCTTTACTGATTTCAGTGGCTATTACCCTGTTAAACCTCTCACTAAGCGGAATGGTAAAATTTCCGTTACCGCAGTAAAGTTCAACCAAATCGCCTCTTAAGTCTTCCGAGTTTCTCATTGCCCACTCTATCATTTTCTGATTCATCTGCCGGTTAGGCTGTGAAAAAGTGTTTTCGATTATTTTATATTTGTAAATTTTTGAATTGATATTAAGCTCTTCAATTAAATAATTTTTATCAAAAACATACTTTCTTCCTTTTTTTCTGACTATGAAATCTATATTTTTAAATTTGTCTTTAAGCTTCTGTATATCCTCCGCTATGGTTTCATCAACTTTTCTGTGATAAATAAGCGTTACGATAAGCTCGCCTTTGGAATTGCTTAAAAAATCTATTTCATAAAGTTTAAATCTTAAATTGTCATTTTTTTCTATTTCATTTAAAAGAGGCGTCATCACCTCGTAAATGGCCTTGTCGACTATTTTACACTCTTCTATCGGAATTACACCTCTTCCGTCTTCTTTTCTTTTTCTCATAGCGTAATAGCTCTTATCACCCTCGTGCCACACCCTGAATTCGGCTCTGGCTCTAAAATGTTCGTCGCTTCCGTGCACTACTTCAAGCCCGGGCATATCAAATTCACTGAAAAGCTCTATTAACTGTCCGCTTTTCATTTTTAACTGTTCTTCATAAGGCATTTGCCAAAGTACACAGCTTCCGCATTTTCCAAAACTGCTGCAGTTCATTTTACTCCTTTATTAAACTTCAATTTTTTATGAACACTCTAATGGAAGCTCTTGACAAGCCCCAGCACTATAAGATTCCAGCCGTCCACCAATATAAATACCAGTATTTTAAAAGGCAGTGATATCATTACAGGCGGCAGCATCATCATACCCAAACTCATTAAAATGGAACTTACCACCATATCTATAATCAAAAACGGCAAAAATATCAAAAACCCTATTTCAAACGCCGTTTTCAATTCGCTTATCATAAAAGCCGGAACAAGAATAGTCAAAGGCACGTCATTTACCGTTTTAGGATTTGGAAGATGTCTTATTCTGAAAAAAAGAGCCAAATCTTTTTCACGGGTATTTTTAATCATAAACGTTTTAAAAGGCTTGATACTCCGTTCAAAAGCCTGTTCATATCCGATTTTCTTTTCAGTATAAGGTTTTATTCCGTTATTGTAAGCCTGTTTTGCGTAAGGTTCCATAATAAAAAACGTCAATACCAAAGCCAAAGAAACCAGTAAGGTTGTAGGCGGCGACTGAGGAGTCCCCAACGCCTGACGCAAAAAACCGAATACTACTAGAAGCCTCACAAAAGAGGTCATAACAAGTATAATACTCGGAGCCAACACCAGTAAAGTTAAAAGAATGGTAATATTCAAAACGCTTACCAGCTGTTTAGGAGTTTCCGGTGCTGTCAAAGACAAATTAACGGTTGGAATCTGCGGCGCAGCCGCAAATATCAATATAGGAATCAGTAAAAAGAATAGTTTTTTCATGCCGTTCCTATTTTTTAACTTTGTCTAATACGGATTTTTCAATTTTACTTTGATTTTGTTTTTTCTTCGAGAAGAACCATATTTCCACCCGTCTGTTTTTAGCCCTTCCCTGTGGTGTCGCATTAGCAGCTATAGGATGATATTCCCCGTATGCGGCGGCACTCAGCTGTTTCGGATTTACACCGTCTTTGATTAATATTTTAAGAACGCTTAAAGCTCTGGCCGCACTCAGCTCCCAGTTGTCCGCATAAGGAGACGTTGGGGGAGGAGGAACGTTGTCGGTAAAACCTTTTACCTGAATTTCAATGTTTTTAGGCAAATATTCTTTGATAATAAGCGCGATTCTTTTCAAAAACAGAAGACTGTCCTCATTTGTAATCTGCGCGCTTCCGGATTTAAACGTAATATCTGCAGGAAGTCTTATGAAAAAGCCTTCTTCTCCCTCTTCAAGAGTGATAGCCGGCCCTTTGCCTCCCGCTGTAAACTGTTTAAATTCAGCAATAGCCTGTGAAAGTTTATTTACGGTCTGCGCAGTTTCCTCGTTTCTTTCAATAGGAGTAGCCTGCTGAATTCTGTTTCTGCTGATTTCTGTCTGTGTTCCGCCTTCTAATACGCTCAATGCCCCGGCTAAAGAACCTATAGCTTCTTTAACTTTTTTGGCATCCATCGTAGACATTGAGAGAAGCAAAACGAAGAAACATAAAAGAAGACTCATCAAGTCCCCAAACGTAGCAAGCCATTCGGGCATACATTCAGGACATTCGCACTTACATTTTTTAGCCATAAATTTTCCTATTCAAATTGTGACTTTCTCTGTGCCGGCGGCAGGAAGCTTAACAGTTTTGCTTCCAGCGTTCTTGGATTGTCTCCGGCCTGAATCGACATAATTCCTTCAATTATCATTGTTTTAGCAAGTATTTCGTCATCATTTCTAAGTCCGAGTTTATTGGCTATAGGTCCTCCGAAAATATTCCCGATCATCGCACCGTATAACGTTGTCAATAACGCAACCGCCATCGCCGGACCAATCGCAGAAGGATCCGACATGTTAAGAAGCATCGCAACAAGACCGACCAAAGTACCGATCATCCCCATCGCACCGGCAAGACCTGCCCAGCTGTTAAAAATCGATGCCATCTTTTTATGTCTGGCATCCATCTGTTCAAGATCAATTTCCAAAAGTTCTCTGATCGTATCGGGTTCGTTTCCGTCTACGGCCATTGAAAGACCCTTTTTCAGAAACTCATCCTCTTCGTTAGCGGCGGCCTGCTCAAGTGAAAGTATACCGTCGCGTCTTGCCTGTGTGGCGTAATCAACAAGTTTTTTAATCAATTCTTCGTAATTTGGCTGATAGCTTGGTTTGATGGCAATCATAAAAACTTTTGCAAACTTGGTCATCATTTCCATTTTGTTTGCAATAAAAAGCGTCATAATTGACCCAAGCACAACGATTAACACCGACTGACCGTCGATATATGGACCTATACCCACCCCCATTGCCATTGCGGCAATAATTAAACCGAGCGCTCCTACTAGCCCGATAACACTTGCTAAATCCATTAAAATAGCCTTTTTTGCTATAATTATAACAAAAAAAGGAAATTTGTATGCTTCAAATTATTATTTTAGCCGCAGGTAAAGGAACGCGTATGAAATCCCCCACTGCAAAGGTGCTTCATAAGCTATGCGGCAAAAGTATGATTGAATACATTATAGAAGAAAGTTTAAAACTTACAGATAAAATAGACATTATATTAAACCACCAGTTTGACAAAGTAAGCGAAACCGTAAACGCATATCCGGTAAATATTATAAAACAGGACCTTGAAAATTTTCCCGGAACGGGCGGAGCGGTTAAAGAAGTGCCGCTCAGCGCAGATAAGGTTTTGGTATTAAACGGCGACATGCCTCTAATTAAAGCCGAAGAGCTAAAAAAATTCGAAGAAATTGACGCGGATATCGTCATGAGCGTAATGAAACTGGATAATCCCGACGGTTACGGAAGAGTCGTAATAAAAGAAGGAAAAGTTGAAAAAATCGTCGAACAAAAAGACGCAAACGAAGAAGAGCTCAAAATTCCTTATGTGAATGCGGGAGTATATCTGTTTAAAAAAGCGGTTTTAGAAAAATATCTGCCAAAACTTTCAAACAACAATAAACAAAAAGAATATTATCTAACCGATATAATCGAAATGGCTTCAAAAGACGCCCTTACAATAAAAGCAGTCGAAGTTGATGAAGAAAACTTCAAAGGCGTAAATTCGAAAAAAGACCTTGCCCACGCGGAAGAGATAATGTGCAGGAGAATAAAAAACTTCTGGATGCAAAACGGGGTAATAATGCATCTGCCGGATACAATTTATATAGACGCTTATTCAAGTTTTGAGGGAGAGTGTGAGATAGGAAACGGATGTGTAATTAAAAAAAGCGTAATAATCGAAAGCGAAATCAGACCTTTAAGCGTAATAGAAGAAGCGGTTATAAAAAAAAGCGGCGTAGGACCGATGGCGAGAATCAGGCCTAAAAGCGAACTCACAGACACACATATAGGAAATTTCGTAGAAGTTAAAGCTTCTAAATTAAAAGGTATAAAAGCCGGCCATTTAAGCTATCTCGGAGACAGTGAAATAGATGAAGGTACGAATATAGGAGCCGGAACAATCACGTGCAATTATGACGGTAAAGCCAAATACAAAACGAAAATCGGCAAAAACGTATTTGTCGGAAGCGATACACAGCTTATAGCTCCTGTAACAATTGAAGACGATGTAATGATTGCCGCGGGCAGCACGGTAAACAAAGACATAAAAAAAGGCTCTCTTGCAATCAGCAGAGCCCCTCTTAAAATAATTAAAAACTTCTACTACAAGTTTTTCGGGAGACAGAAGTGAATATTCTTATCGGAGTAACCGGCAGCATAGCTATTTATAAAACATGCGAGCTTATAAGACTCTTTGTGAAAAACGGCGACAGCGTCAGGTTGGTTATGTCACAGGCAGCCGCAAAATTCATATCACCCCTTACATTCGAAACCTTAACAAGACAAAAAGTTTTAATAGAACAAAACGAAGACTGGTCAAGCGAAATGAACCATATTGATTATGCAAAATGGACAGATATTTACATAATAGCGCCCGCAACTGCAAATACAGTAAACAAAGCGGCAAACGGTATAGCGGACAATCTGCTGTTACAGACTTATCTGGCATGTACGGCACCGGTGCTTTTCGCTCCTTCCGCCAATACAAATATGTATAATCATCCAACAACCCAGGAAAGTTTCAAAAAGCTAAATATAATTGAAGCAAATGCGGGACTTCTTGCGTGCGGCGACGAAGGAATAGGCAAAATGGCCGAGCCGGAAGAAATATTTTTAAGAGCACTCAGGGAATTAAACAAAGACGAATTTTGGCAAAATAAAAAAGTAACCGTAACAGCAGGCGGAAGTATAGAAAAAATTGACGATGTAAGGTTTGTAAGCAATTTTTCAAGCGGTAAAATGGGAGAAGCTTTGGCTAAAGCCTTTTATATAAAAGGAGCCGACGTAACGCTTATCTCAAGTAAAGAACATAATATCACCAAAGAAATAAAACAGATAAAAGTTCAAAGCGCAGAGGATTATTACAGGGAAATATTAAATTCCGATCCCGATTATTTAATTATGGCTGCCGCAATTTCAGATTTTAAACCTTCATACACCTCCGGCAAACTTAAAAAAGAGCAAATAGGTGAAAAAATGATTTTGGAAATGAACAAGAATATCGATATTCTTGAAAGTCTGAAAGATCAAAAATTCAAAAAAATAGGTTTTAAAGCGGAAAGAGACGAACAAAATGCAGTCAAATACGCAAAAAACTCTTTAAAAAAGAAAAATCTCAACGCCGTTTGCCTGAATCTTCTTACAAAAAACGATTTCGGAAGCGATGAAAACGAAATAATTTTCATCACCAATAATTCGGAAACTGTTTTTACGCAGGACACTAAAGAAAACATAGCTTTGAAGATAGCCGATGCCGTTAAACATATCTAAACTCGGCAAAATTCTCAAAGCTGTAAACAGACTTGAAGAAATTAAAGAGTTTAATGCGACTCTTCCTGTAAAAATAGAAGTAAAAAAACAGATCAATCCCATAAGATATCTTATTAAACTCGGAAACAGGGAAATCGAAACAAAAAGCTCCATTCCCCTGCTTATCGGAAAAAAATATTTCGCCGAAATAAAAGAAAACAAAAACAGACTGCAGATAAGCAATTTAAAAGAACTGCCCCGTCTGCTTGAAATGATGGAAAAACTGGAAATAAAAAACACAAACGAAGAAAACAGCTCACTGCATTCATTCGGAAAACAGGAAATTTTACAGCATTTGTCAAATTCCGTGTCAAAATTTGAATTTATATTTTATACCAACATGTTAATGGCTTACGAACAGAAAATCCACCATTTAATAATCAACGAGAAAAAAAAAGCCCTAATGCAGTATAAATACTCAAAAAACAAGGTAAAATTTTATGCAATATTCAATCATTTAGGGGAACTCGAAGGTGAGATAACAGAAAACTCGTTAACGGTTTATTCACCTTATAATGCTACACTGCAGTTAATAAATTTATATAAAGACGAGCTTTCTTTGGAACTGTTTTTATACAAAAAAGAAGTGTCGCCTTTATATAATTTTTCTGAAAACTTATTAAATTTAAAGGTTTAATATATGCATATAGCTATCATTATGGACGGAAACGGGAGATGGGCGAAAAAAAGAGGTTTAAAAAGAATAGAAGGACATAAAAAAGGTGCCGAAACGGTCAGAAAAATCACCGAATACTGTGCACAGAATGACGAAATATCCTATTTAACGCTATACGCTTTTTCTACTGAAAACTGGAAAAGACCCAAAATGGAAGTAGAATTTTTAATGAAACTTCTGGAAAATTATCTGGAAAAAGAGCTTGAAACATATATTAAAAACGATATCAGATTTGAAACAATAGGCGATATTTCAAAATTTTCCGACAAACTGAAAAAAAGAATCGAACTCACAAAAGAAAAAACGAAAAACAATAAAAAACTTACGCAAATTTTGGCGTTAAACTACGGAAGCAAAAACGAAATAACAAGAGCCGTTAAAAAATTAATAGACAAAAACGAAGAAATCACAGAAGAAAACATACAAAACAATCTGGACATAAGCAGAGACGTGGATCTTTTAATAAGAACAAGCGGAGAGATCAGACTTAGCAATTTTCTGTTATGGCAGTGCGCTTACGCCGAAATGTTTTTTACAAATACTCTTTGGCCGGATTTTACACCCGAAGAACTTGATAAAATTATAAAATCGTTTCACCTGAGAGAAAGAAGATTCGGCGGAATATAAAACTGGAGATGTAATATGGAGAATATCGAACTTTTATTCGTTTTTTTATTTGGACTTTGTATAGGAAGTTTTTTAAATGTAGTCATTTACAGACTGCCTAAACAAAAAAGCATAATATCGCCGCCTAGCAGCTGTCCGGCCTGCGGCACAAGAATAAAACCTTGGCATAACATTCCAATAATCGGATGGCTTATATTAAAAGGCCGATGTGCTTCATGCGGAGCAAAAATTTCTGTGCGTTATCCTATTATAGAACTGCTGACAGGCATAATAGCCGTAATTGTTTATTACAAAACCGGTTTAAATATATTTTTTATTATTAATTTTGCCGTATTTTCAACTCTTTTGGCACTGAGTATGATAGATTTTGACTATAAAGCGGTACCCGATTCACTTAATCTGCTTGCATTAACACTAGCGTTTTTTAATTCAACCGATATTTTAAACAATTTCACAAACGCATTGATATTAATGGGAGGCATGAGTTTAATCAGATATTATGTGTCATATATTATAAAAAGAGAAGCAATGGGCGAGGGAGATATTATCGTAGCGGGAACCATGGGAGCGCTTTTGGGAGTAAAACTTGCCTTAATCGCTATTTTTATAGGTTCGGCGCTAGCTATACTGCCTTCAATTTACAACAGAATTAAAAACAATGATTTTGAACTGCCTTTTATACCTTTTTTGGCGTTAGGCACATTTATCGTCTGGATATTCAACGGATATTTTGAATTATTATGGAGCAACATATATGGATAGACTTTCAAAATATCTTATATCAGGCTTCTGGCCGATATTTTTAATGATATTTCTGATTCTGTTTTTAATTACGTCAATAGTTATTATCATATCCATAGCAAATATCACTTCAAACATTCACATAACGTTTGCGGAACTTTTTAAAATGTATATGCTTTCCCTTCCGAAAGTGCTGTTTATAGCATTATCTATTTCATTCTTTATTTCAATAGTTTCACTTTTTTCAAAACACAGCGAAACACAGGAGCTTGTAGCGCTATTTTCACTGGGAGTGAAGCCATTTAAACTTTTAAAACCGTTTTTTTATTTTTCAATTTTATTAACAGTAATAAATCTAATTATTCTCTTTGTTTCCATTCCTTATGCAAAAATAGCTTTTAAAAATTTCAAAGCACAAAAACAGCAAGAAGCAAGATTTAACTTCCAGACATCTCAAATATCCCAAAAATTTGGAGAATGGAACATTTTCACAACATCAAAAAAAGCTAAAAAATACGAAAATCTTATTTTATACAATAATAAAAACAATCAGTTAATCCTTGCAAAATACGCCGATTTAAAAACTAACAAAGGCTATTTGACTTTCGAGCTTGAAAAAGGAAACGTTTATTCGTTTGATAAAAACGCAATAATAAATTTCGACACTATGTATATAAATAAAAAAATCCCTAAAAGCAACTATTCGATTTTCAGATTTTCCGAATATTTTCAAAAGTTTAAAAAACTTTTCGGATTTTATCTTCCTTTTGCGCTGCTGCCTGTCAGTCTGATATTTTTTATTCCCCCTATTTCGTTTTTTCACTCCAGAATACACAAAAACAGGTCTCTGGTATTTGCCATTGCCCTGCTTGTAATATATTTAGTTGTTACGAAAACGACATCATCGCTGTGGATAAATACACTCATCAGTATTCTGTTTTTTATTTCAGGTTATATCGCTTTTAAAAGGAAAACGCCATTTTAAAACTAAAAGCCGCTATCAGCTATGACGGAAGCAAATTTTACGGTATGCAAAAACAGCCTGACAAAATCACCGTTCAGGGAGAAATTGAAAATTCTCTACAAAAACTAAACATATCTTCAGCCGTAACACATGCAGGAAGGACTGACAGAGGAGTTCACGCCCTTAACCAGGTAATTGCCTTCGACATCCCAGACTTTTGGGAAATTAACAAACTTAAAAATTCTTTAAATAAAATCCTCCACCCATATATACATATTAAAAAACTTGAATTTGCAAATGCCGGCTTTAACCCAAGATTTGATGCCAAAAAAAGAAGCTACAGATACATTTTATCACATGTTTACTCACCTCATACTTCAGATTACATAACTTATTATCCTCAAAAAATAGACATACCGCTTATAAAAAAGGCCCTTAAACGTTTTGAAGGAAAACACGATTTTGAGTATTTTGCCAAGACCGGAAGTGAAGTTAACTCATATATAAGAGAAATTTACAAAACGGAAATTTACAAATATAAATCATTTACTGTAATTAAAATAGCCGGAAACGGCTTTTTAAGAGGACAGATAAGACTTATTGTGGATTTTATACTGAAAATAAACGAAAACATTTTAACATTGGACGATTTAGACAAACAGCTTTCGAAAAAAGAGCTTATATCCAAGCATTTAGCACCGCCTAACGGGCTTTATCTTGAGAGAATATGGTATTAGTGTCAATTTCATAAAATTCGCTTATGCTGCAACCTTTGCACTGATTATATACCCCAAGTTTAAAATAGCTGTAATACTTTTCCCAGTAAAAAACGTCTTTCAGTACTTTTAATTTTTTTTGATAGTAAATTTTTAAAATATTTTTTTTGATTTCAACTTTTATATTTAAAGGATTATGTAAAACACCTAAATATATTTTTGAATAGCTGTTTTTATTTTTTATTACTGCCCATATTCCGTTTTTTATATTTTTGTATTTTTTAATCCAGACTATTCTTAAAAGAGGTTTATTAGGAGCTTTTGACTTTTTTGGATCAGCATGAATCTGTAAAAAAGTAAATTCCCTGTTACAGTTTACAGGATATACATTACACAATACATGTAAAAAAACACCGTTTTTGTTATCCGTTTTCCATTCTTTTCTAAAACGAAACTCGCTTCTTTTATGATTACCGCACACTTTAAACACTATTCTGTTTTTATCCAAAACAAAATATTTGTTATTGATACTGGGCTTGAATTTTCCGTAACCTATTGAATATTCAGGATTATATCTGCTTGTAGGAGCCTGCAGCTTTACGGACTGTTTCAGGAGATTTTTAAACGGATTGTTGTTTTGATAAGCATATATATTTAAAGTTAATAAGCAATAAATAAAAACTTCAAATATCATTATTAATAATTTTATAATTTATAATATCAACATTTTCTTTAATCCTTGCATAAGCTGCTTTCGTTAAAATTCTATCAGGTATAGCTAAAATAAATTTTCTTTTTTTATACTTTATAACTTCTACTTTATGTTTTTTTAAATATAGAATATAATCCGATAAAAATTGTTTAATATGATTATGATTTATTTTACGTTTTTCCCAATTTTTGCATTGAATGCATAAATACTCACTTTTTGCTTCATCAATAGCTATTAAGTCGATACCCTCATCTTTTTTTCCTTTTAATGCAGAGTTATCAATAACTTTATATCCTTGTTTTTCAAAATATTTCTTTACTATTTGTTCAAATTTTTTTCCTTTTATTTCATAACTTTTTCTCATATTATAAGAATAAGTATTAATACTTTCAAGATCCACTTTTTCTTCTTTTAAAAATTCTGTATTTTTTTCATTTTCGTACGAATTTGGCTTATATTTATCCTCATTCTTTCTAACATAGGTTTCAATATCATTTAGAAATTCATTTTCTTCTTCAAATTCAATAGTGAAATTTTCATTATTTTCTTTTAATTTTTCTAAAAGAGCCCTTTCTCTTTGAAACTGTTCTATTTTTTCTTCAGTTTTTTTATCTATATAAATATAAAACCCAGCCAATATTAATAATGAAGGGCCTATAACCTTTAGAATATCAATTAACACAATTACTCCAATCTTTTTTATAAAATTTTAGCATAATTAAAAAAGGAGAAAAATAAATAAGATAAGTGACAGACACCATATTGATTAATTTTTTGGTTGCGGGGGCAACTTCTGACTTTATCAATAAAAGCCCTATATTTTAGCATTTTTATTAATTCTCATTTTCTTCATACCCCTACTTATACCCCTTAAATTTAAAGTGTTACAAAATTAAACGGCCTGCAAATTTGCGACACGGTTAGCACCTGCCCCTTAAGCAAGGACGTCACAAGATTTGCAGAGCCTAAATATAATTATAACAAAAAAAGGAGTATAACTTTTTTTCTTATACCCCCTAAATAACTTTTAATGTTGTTTTTTCTTATCAGCTCTCAAATTCCACCCTAACCGTATATCCACTCCCGCTTAAATTGTGCGTTACTCTTTTAATAGAATATTCTCCATCATCTTCACCAAAACCGTTTAGTTTCAATTTAGCTCCTGCAATAATATTCATTCCGTCTATTGTCAAATTGC
It contains:
- the coaBC gene encoding bifunctional phosphopantothenoylcysteine decarboxylase/phosphopantothenate--cysteine ligase CoaBC, which encodes MNILIGVTGSIAIYKTCELIRLFVKNGDSVRLVMSQAAAKFISPLTFETLTRQKVLIEQNEDWSSEMNHIDYAKWTDIYIIAPATANTVNKAANGIADNLLLQTYLACTAPVLFAPSANTNMYNHPTTQESFKKLNIIEANAGLLACGDEGIGKMAEPEEIFLRALRELNKDEFWQNKKVTVTAGGSIEKIDDVRFVSNFSSGKMGEALAKAFYIKGADVTLISSKEHNITKEIKQIKVQSAEDYYREILNSDPDYLIMAAAISDFKPSYTSGKLKKEQIGEKMILEMNKNIDILESLKDQKFKKIGFKAERDEQNAVKYAKNSLKKKNLNAVCLNLLTKNDFGSDENEIIFITNNSETVFTQDTKENIALKIADAVKHI
- a CDS encoding di-trans,poly-cis-decaprenylcistransferase — translated: MHIAIIMDGNGRWAKKRGLKRIEGHKKGAETVRKITEYCAQNDEISYLTLYAFSTENWKRPKMEVEFLMKLLENYLEKELETYIKNDIRFETIGDISKFSDKLKKRIELTKEKTKNNKKLTQILALNYGSKNEITRAVKKLIDKNEEITEENIQNNLDISRDVDLLIRTSGEIRLSNFLLWQCAYAEMFFTNTLWPDFTPEELDKIIKSFHLRERRFGGI
- a CDS encoding A24 family peptidase, which produces MENIELLFVFLFGLCIGSFLNVVIYRLPKQKSIISPPSSCPACGTRIKPWHNIPIIGWLILKGRCASCGAKISVRYPIIELLTGIIAVIVYYKTGLNIFFIINFAVFSTLLALSMIDFDYKAVPDSLNLLALTLAFFNSTDILNNFTNALILMGGMSLIRYYVSYIIKREAMGEGDIIVAGTMGALLGVKLALIAIFIGSALAILPSIYNRIKNNDFELPFIPFLALGTFIVWIFNGYFELLWSNIYG
- a CDS encoding LptF/LptG family permease, which produces MDRLSKYLISGFWPIFLMIFLILFLITSIVIIISIANITSNIHITFAELFKMYMLSLPKVLFIALSISFFISIVSLFSKHSETQELVALFSLGVKPFKLLKPFFYFSILLTVINLIILFVSIPYAKIAFKNFKAQKQQEARFNFQTSQISQKFGEWNIFTTSKKAKKYENLILYNNKNNQLILAKYADLKTNKGYLTFELEKGNVYSFDKNAIINFDTMYINKKIPKSNYSIFRFSEYFQKFKKLFGFYLPFALLPVSLIFFIPPISFFHSRIHKNRSLVFAIALLVIYLVVTKTTSSLWINTLISILFFISGYIAFKRKTPF
- the truA gene encoding tRNA pseudouridine(38-40) synthase TruA, with the translated sequence MSYDGSKFYGMQKQPDKITVQGEIENSLQKLNISSAVTHAGRTDRGVHALNQVIAFDIPDFWEINKLKNSLNKILHPYIHIKKLEFANAGFNPRFDAKKRSYRYILSHVYSPHTSDYITYYPQKIDIPLIKKALKRFEGKHDFEYFAKTGSEVNSYIREIYKTEIYKYKSFTVIKIAGNGFLRGQIRLIVDFILKINENILTLDDLDKQLSKKELISKHLAPPNGLYLERIWY
- a CDS encoding polysaccharide lyase family 7 protein; translation: MIFEVFIYCLLTLNIYAYQNNNPFKNLLKQSVKLQAPTSRYNPEYSIGYGKFKPSINNKYFVLDKNRIVFKVCGNHKRSEFRFRKEWKTDNKNGVFLHVLCNVYPVNCNREFTFLQIHADPKKSKAPNKPLLRIVWIKKYKNIKNGIWAVIKNKNSYSKIYLGVLHNPLNIKVEIKKNILKIYYQKKLKVLKDVFYWEKYYSYFKLGVYNQCKGCSISEFYEIDTNTIFSQDKAR
- a CDS encoding restriction endonuclease, producing the protein MLIDILKVIGPSLLILAGFYIYIDKKTEEKIEQFQRERALLEKLKENNENFTIEFEEENEFLNDIETYVRKNEDKYKPNSYENEKNTEFLKEEKVDLESINTYSYNMRKSYEIKGKKFEQIVKKYFEKQGYKVIDNSALKGKKDEGIDLIAIDEAKSEYLCIQCKNWEKRKINHNHIKQFLSDYILYLKKHKVEVIKYKKRKFILAIPDRILTKAAYARIKENVDIINYKIINNDI